The Alkalibacter saccharofermentans DSM 14828 genome segment CACTTTTTCACTATTATTTTGTTCTACAAGGAATTATCTCAAATAGCATATATTATGAAAAAGGGGACAAACATTATGCAAATGCTATTGATTCAACCTGGGAGAGTTTCTGGGCTGGTTTAAGTTGTTTTGGCAACGATAAGTAAACAGACAAATATTACAATATCAAGTTGTGACAATGCTTTAGATGCTATTAGTAGCTGCGATTGTAGAACGGAGGAATTTTTTATGACTCTTTCCGGTTTAATTCATAAGAATTAGGTAATCGCGAAATTCATGATTAAAAAAGTACTAAGAGGTACTGTGGAGAAATATGACATTTCAAAATACAAGCTTTGGAGTTTATGCAATAAGTGGTTTCAAGTTTCGTATGTATTGATGTCGATAGATTTTGTCGGCTTTATCACAATCAGGTGAGGAGTTGTATTTTTTATGTAAGAAAAAACCCTACATTTATTCGGGTTGTGGAGTTTGAGGGGAAAAATTATGATGAGATCATTGATCAAAAGAGCGAATGAAAAAACAAGGCTAGTTCACTTAAAGATTTTATTAATTATTCTTCTTGTTGTGACTGCGGTGTATTTTGTATATTTTACAGGTGGTACAAAAAAGGTCTACGTACACTTACTGTATGTCCCTATAATACTATCCTCACTTTTCTGGGGCTCTTTTGGCGGTTTGACCGTAGGCATGGTCTCAGGTTTATTGGTTGGTCCGTTAATGCCACTTGATGTATCCAGTGGCATTATGCAAGATCCTGTAAACTGGATTTCCCGTATGCTTGCCTTCTCTCTGATTGGTTTTTTTACAGGGCACATGCTTGACTGGATAAATCAATTAAATAGGGAAGCACAAGACAGGAACTTATCAAGCCCTTTTTATGATCTTCCGAATACAACGAAGCTTATTTTTGACATTGAAAGCAGCATAGACTCAGAGGAACATTTCAAAATTATATCCATCAAGCTAACAAATCTGGATGGCATCGAAAAATATGTTGATAGTGAACTGGTATTTGATCTAGTCAAAAATTTAGCAAAACAGCTAGAGCATAGCTGTGGCAGAAAAGCAGTGTATTCTTATGGGAAAGATGAGTTGATTTTATTAGTATTTGATGATTGTGTTGAAGATTACGAAGAAAAAATCAATCGAGTCTTGAAACATTATTCTACGTTCCCAATTTCACTTGCCGGATATGACATAAGGGTATCGCTTAAAGTGGGGATTTATGAGTATCGTGGTGAAGATATTTCCCCAACTGAAATATATAATAAAGCCCGGATCGCTCACGAGCAAGGTGAGCATAGAGAATCAGGCGTTTATTATTACGATGTCAGCTTAGAAAATAAAAGAAGAGAGATGCACGATATCACTGGAGCATTGCTTGAATCTATCCGAAAAGATGAGTTGTTTT includes the following:
- a CDS encoding EAL domain-containing protein: MMRSLIKRANEKTRLVHLKILLIILLVVTAVYFVYFTGGTKKVYVHLLYVPIILSSLFWGSFGGLTVGMVSGLLVGPLMPLDVSSGIMQDPVNWISRMLAFSLIGFFTGHMLDWINQLNREAQDRNLSSPFYDLPNTTKLIFDIESSIDSEEHFKIISIKLTNLDGIEKYVDSELVFDLVKNLAKQLEHSCGRKAVYSYGKDELILLVFDDCVEDYEEKINRVLKHYSTFPISLAGYDIRVSLKVGIYEYRGEDISPTEIYNKARIAHEQGEHRESGVYYYDVSLENKRREMHDITGALLESIRKDELFLMYQPKIDIVNNKISGVEALVRWNRNGNNFIGPDMFIPIAEEIGFIKEISKFVFENATTQMEMWKNRGIDIKCAINASAKELIDKDFINWGQETITSKNVDRSDIEIEITERAIAYNDKKMIKTMNYLKERGYQISIDDFGTGYNSLMSLGEIPFDILKIDKYFIDRIDRIQIRELVKLFIEYSHTFGKIVIAEGVETEKQL